One Agrobacterium sp. RAC06 DNA segment encodes these proteins:
- a CDS encoding ABC transporter ATP-binding protein, whose product MTLALRNIAKTFPGGTRALQPTDLDIAEGEIVSLLGPSGCGKTTLLRIIAGLETADAGASIRFNDSDMTDQPVERRKIGMVFQSYALFPNMSVRGNIGYGLKMQGLARPEIESRVDEVIALCRLEPYAARSITALSGGQRQRVALARAFAPRPRLLLLDEPLSALDAALRTTLRDELAGLLRQFGITAVFVTHDQDEAMAIADRVAVMCQGRVEQIGTPEALYRAPENAFVARFVGNSMPLGGHILGANLRLPGGALSLRAPADGKAAFVRAEDVKITDDGPLVARVETVTFLGTHYRIALSGAADDILFCLHQGLSAPKPGDTVHLSIAPQSILTLNLSESSRLNASLHPDQ is encoded by the coding sequence ATGACCCTTGCCCTTCGCAACATCGCCAAAACCTTTCCCGGCGGCACCCGTGCGCTTCAGCCGACTGATCTTGATATCGCCGAAGGAGAAATCGTCTCGCTGCTCGGGCCATCCGGCTGCGGCAAGACAACATTGCTGCGCATCATCGCAGGCCTCGAAACGGCTGATGCTGGAGCCTCGATCCGTTTCAACGACAGCGATATGACCGACCAGCCGGTGGAGCGGCGCAAGATCGGCATGGTGTTTCAATCCTATGCGCTTTTTCCCAATATGTCGGTGCGCGGCAATATCGGTTACGGCCTGAAGATGCAGGGTTTGGCACGCCCGGAAATCGAAAGCCGAGTTGATGAGGTGATCGCCCTTTGCCGGTTGGAGCCCTATGCCGCGCGTTCGATCACGGCACTTTCCGGCGGCCAGCGCCAGCGTGTGGCGCTTGCCCGCGCCTTTGCGCCGCGCCCACGGCTTTTGCTTCTCGATGAACCCTTGTCGGCGCTCGATGCCGCCTTGCGTACGACCTTGCGGGATGAGCTTGCAGGCCTGCTGAGGCAGTTCGGCATCACCGCTGTCTTCGTTACCCATGATCAGGATGAAGCCATGGCGATTGCCGATCGGGTCGCCGTCATGTGCCAGGGCCGGGTCGAACAGATCGGCACGCCGGAGGCGCTTTACCGCGCACCGGAAAATGCGTTCGTTGCGCGCTTCGTCGGCAATTCCATGCCGCTTGGCGGTCACATCTTGGGGGCAAATCTGCGTCTGCCGGGCGGTGCCCTGTCGCTGCGTGCGCCCGCCGATGGCAAGGCCGCCTTTGTCCGCGCCGAAGACGTGAAGATTACAGATGACGGCCCCTTGGTTGCACGGGTCGAAACCGTCACCTTCCTTGGCACGCATTACCGCATCGCCTTGTCAGGTGCGGCAGACGACATCCTGTTTTGCCTGCATCAGGGCCTGAGCGCGCCGAAACCCGGTGATACTGTCCATCTTTCGATCGCGCCGCAATCCATCCTTACCCTCAACCTTTCAGAAAGCAGCCGCCTGAATGCCAGCCTTCATCCAGATCAGTGA
- a CDS encoding transposase — translation MPKTAASAILTGSATNALIGLTLAFAPDHIAGGPELKAKAFLAIGGGSGMAKKDQIDLETMEKVLQEYEEGMPAAQLCRKYGIARSTFYYWLSKTTATGSAQKDRVVALKAENARLKIILAERVLEMILEQANLSDDQQWRKTLTTLLTVDDTDQ, via the coding sequence ATGCCCAAAACCGCAGCTTCCGCGATATTGACGGGCTCCGCCACAAATGCGCTGATCGGCTTGACCTTGGCCTTTGCACCGGACCATATCGCCGGGGGGCCTGAGTTGAAGGCAAAAGCATTCCTTGCGATCGGAGGCGGATCTGGCATGGCAAAAAAAGACCAAATTGACCTGGAAACGATGGAGAAGGTGCTGCAAGAGTATGAAGAAGGCATGCCGGCCGCCCAGTTATGCCGCAAATACGGCATAGCAAGATCGACCTTCTACTACTGGCTGTCAAAGACGACAGCCACGGGCTCTGCTCAGAAAGATCGTGTGGTTGCACTAAAGGCTGAAAACGCCAGGCTGAAGATCATCCTGGCTGAGCGTGTTCTGGAAATGATCCTTGAGCAGGCCAATCTCAGCGACGACCAGCAATGGCGAAAGACGCTGACGACACTTCTGACCGTCGATGATACCGATCAATGA
- a CDS encoding ABC transporter permease: MSSRLFVSLCLVPLAIFALAFLALPIARLILASGEGEAGWAIYWQILQTPRYLTTLIQTVLVSFAVTLAALLVSTTVGVFLTRNRFHGRSILLSILTLPLAFPGVVVGFMIILLGGRQGLFNAIFPGQAVFAYSIFGLFLGYLYFSIPRVLLTVMAAAEKIDPALEEAARTLGAPPHRVVLDVLLPALAPALIAAGAIAFATAMGAFGTAFTLATDIDVLPMVIYTEFTLSANIAMAAALSVCLGVVTWAILFVARIFSGSTIAAGG, translated from the coding sequence TTTTCTGGCCCTGCCCATTGCGCGGCTGATCCTGGCCTCGGGTGAGGGAGAGGCGGGCTGGGCAATCTATTGGCAGATTTTGCAGACGCCGCGTTACCTGACGACCTTGATCCAGACGGTGCTCGTCTCGTTCGCAGTCACACTGGCAGCCCTTCTGGTCTCGACCACGGTCGGCGTTTTTCTGACCCGCAATCGCTTCCACGGCCGCTCGATCCTCCTGTCGATCCTGACGCTGCCCCTGGCCTTTCCCGGTGTCGTGGTCGGCTTCATGATCATACTTCTTGGCGGACGTCAGGGCCTGTTCAATGCGATCTTTCCGGGCCAGGCTGTCTTTGCCTATTCCATCTTCGGGCTGTTCCTCGGCTATCTCTATTTCTCGATCCCGCGCGTGCTGCTGACCGTCATGGCTGCTGCTGAAAAGATCGATCCCGCGCTCGAAGAGGCGGCGCGCACGCTCGGTGCACCACCGCATCGGGTGGTGCTCGATGTGCTCTTGCCAGCACTAGCACCTGCGCTGATTGCCGCTGGCGCCATTGCCTTTGCAACCGCCATGGGCGCCTTTGGCACAGCCTTCACGCTTGCCACCGATATCGATGTGCTGCCGATGGTGATCTATACCGAGTTTACCCTGTCGGCGAATATCGCCATGGCTGCCGCCCTTTCGGTCTGCCTCGGCGTGGTGACCTGGGCAATCCTGTTTGTGGCGCGGATCTTCTCCGGCTCAACCATTGCTGCGGGAGGCTGA
- a CDS encoding ABC transporter permease produces the protein MRAGKALQLIVTLLAAAFLLVPTIQSVLAGVTVNYFQGLKSGLTLKWIVEVWDLYAGSIFLSIGIALACLFVTLIIGIPAAYAMARNPGRLTRALEEFISLPLAIPGLALALALLQLYGTYKGFRMSWTFILVGHVLYTLPFMVRSVMAVLAAIDLKTLEEAAASLGAGPARRFVDVVVPNALPGILAGALTVVTLSIGEFNLTWMLHTPYLKTLPVGLADSYASMRLEIASAYTLIFFVMIVPLLLAMQWASSRAQRITQ, from the coding sequence ATGCGCGCTGGAAAAGCACTGCAGTTGATTGTCACCCTGCTGGCCGCGGCCTTCCTCCTGGTGCCGACCATCCAGTCGGTTCTGGCGGGTGTGACGGTCAATTATTTTCAAGGATTGAAGTCGGGCCTGACACTCAAATGGATTGTCGAGGTCTGGGATCTCTATGCCGGTTCGATCTTTCTCTCCATCGGCATTGCGCTCGCCTGCCTCTTCGTCACGCTGATCATCGGGATCCCCGCCGCCTATGCCATGGCCCGCAATCCCGGTCGTCTGACCCGGGCACTCGAAGAGTTCATCTCGCTGCCGCTTGCCATTCCAGGTCTAGCGCTGGCCTTGGCGCTGCTTCAACTCTACGGCACCTACAAGGGTTTTCGCATGAGCTGGACCTTCATTCTGGTCGGCCATGTTCTTTACACGCTGCCCTTCATGGTCCGTTCCGTCATGGCCGTTCTGGCGGCGATCGACTTGAAGACGCTGGAAGAGGCAGCGGCAAGCCTTGGGGCAGGGCCGGCGCGGCGGTTTGTCGATGTCGTCGTGCCCAATGCGCTGCCGGGCATTCTGGCCGGTGCGCTTACCGTGGTGACATTGTCGATCGGCGAGTTCAACCTCACCTGGATGCTGCATACGCCTTACCTGAAAACCCTGCCGGTCGGCCTTGCCGACAGCTACGCCTCCATGCGGCTCGAGATCGCTTCGGCCTATACGTTGATCTTCTTCGTGATGATCGTGCCCCTCCTTCTTGCCATGCAATGGGCCAGCTCCCGTGCCCAGAGGATCACACAATGA
- a CDS encoding vanadium-dependent haloperoxidase: METPMLVLPDVDEPAGLNAFPVLYWNHAGLQMNRITHSLRGPQGGPTMSSRALGLLHLAMHDAFFGALGHDEHSSPATWLRDVNRPPLDPSIQATEANANAALTAAAITILERLYCAPGEVCDAASNALRDAMRNFKSPFGVAIAAGSPAHHYGVTIAERVHAALAVLPGEPGADQGDYRPRGGRYHFDDEPLNPVRRVDIDPRDPSKGQKAQRVYHAPFYGETVRTFAATDPNGHRIADWPRPPEPEYVAALEEVQRLGGAPLLNTTHRTADETVAAYFWAYDGANLIGTPPRLYNQILRNIAWSRSDASLSDFDRSKEFVRLFALANVAMADAGKFAWAEKYRHDLWRPLSGIRQHDASAFASETGSTMVTPPADPFWLALGAPETNSNRLSFKPPFPAYPSGHATFGAACFQMARLYYASNGTAAVDRNGVDDIGFTFVSEEMNGVSRDLHQPYDPSSPIEDQPGLVRTYVKRNFPSLWHAIWENAFSRIWLGVHWRFDAFDYRDTGSGRDADGRERYKDPADVGYSHVWTAKRNAGDPLPIGGVPLGLGIANDIFDSGMRQQADEMPKARSTPQQSKITDTTY, encoded by the coding sequence ATGGAGACACCGATGCTTGTTCTACCTGATGTCGACGAACCTGCCGGGCTTAACGCATTTCCGGTCCTGTACTGGAATCATGCCGGCCTCCAAATGAACCGTATCACGCATTCGCTTCGCGGCCCGCAAGGTGGCCCTACCATGAGCTCTAGAGCTCTGGGACTTCTTCATCTTGCCATGCACGACGCCTTCTTCGGCGCTCTCGGTCATGACGAACACTCGTCTCCCGCAACCTGGTTGCGAGACGTCAATCGTCCGCCACTCGATCCTTCCATCCAGGCAACGGAAGCAAATGCCAATGCAGCCCTCACCGCTGCCGCCATTACAATCCTTGAGCGACTATATTGTGCTCCGGGCGAGGTCTGTGACGCGGCAAGCAATGCGCTGCGCGACGCGATGCGCAACTTCAAGAGCCCATTCGGTGTGGCAATTGCAGCAGGATCGCCGGCGCATCACTATGGCGTGACCATTGCCGAAAGAGTCCACGCAGCACTTGCGGTATTGCCAGGCGAGCCGGGCGCCGATCAGGGCGACTACCGGCCCCGGGGAGGTCGCTATCACTTCGATGACGAACCACTCAACCCTGTCCGCCGCGTGGACATTGATCCTCGAGACCCTTCAAAAGGACAAAAGGCACAGCGTGTCTATCACGCGCCCTTTTACGGTGAGACCGTGAGAACCTTTGCAGCGACCGATCCGAATGGCCATCGGATCGCCGACTGGCCAAGACCACCGGAGCCAGAATACGTGGCAGCACTTGAGGAGGTCCAGCGGCTTGGCGGCGCACCGCTCCTGAACACAACGCATCGGACGGCAGACGAGACGGTGGCGGCCTATTTCTGGGCTTATGATGGAGCCAATCTCATTGGAACACCTCCGCGTCTTTACAATCAGATCCTGCGCAATATCGCCTGGTCGAGGAGCGATGCCTCGCTGAGCGACTTCGACAGAAGCAAAGAGTTCGTCCGGCTGTTTGCGCTTGCCAATGTGGCGATGGCGGATGCAGGCAAATTCGCCTGGGCCGAAAAATACCGGCACGATCTCTGGCGCCCATTGTCTGGCATTCGCCAACACGACGCAAGCGCATTCGCCTCCGAGACCGGAAGCACAATGGTGACGCCGCCTGCCGATCCGTTCTGGCTCGCACTTGGTGCGCCAGAAACAAACTCCAACCGTCTGAGCTTCAAACCACCCTTCCCCGCCTATCCCTCAGGCCATGCAACCTTTGGCGCAGCATGCTTTCAGATGGCAAGGCTCTACTACGCCTCGAACGGGACGGCCGCTGTTGACAGAAATGGGGTCGACGACATCGGTTTCACATTTGTGTCGGAGGAGATGAATGGCGTAAGCCGCGACTTGCATCAGCCTTACGATCCTTCATCGCCGATCGAGGACCAGCCAGGGCTTGTTCGGACCTATGTGAAGCGCAACTTCCCGTCCCTCTGGCATGCAATATGGGAAAATGCGTTCAGCCGGATTTGGCTGGGTGTCCACTGGCGTTTCGACGCCTTTGACTATCGCGATACCGGAAGCGGTCGCGATGCCGACGGGCGCGAGCGCTACAAGGACCCTGCCGATGTCGGCTATTCGCATGTCTGGACTGCAAAGCGGAACGCCGGCGACCCACTGCCGATCGGCGGCGTCCCCTTGGGTCTCGGCATCGCCAATGACATTTTTGACAGCGGCATGCGACAGCAAGCCGACGAAATGCCGAAAGCGCGGTCGACACCTCAGCAAAGCAAGATCACGGACACGACCTACTAA
- a CDS encoding phosphodiesterase produces the protein MPAFIQISDPHIVAKGALVCGHSDTATALRTAVASINERLAALGAVDCAIVTGDLTEHGTDEEYQHFAEIMADLALPWLAIPGNHDTHEGMRKAFGGSDWMSKSGPIHWMRDFGPFAVIGLDTLLEGAHHGWLSEEGFAFLDQCLDELNGHPVIVATHHQWLPCGIVPMDQDNLRNGAALMERLERYSGVAKMISGHVHRAITGQIGKVSCLIGPSTAHSVNRDRRDGAVHALAIEPGGVTLHAWLDAPQEMLISDVLPLTLKPAVWPFDGP, from the coding sequence ATGCCAGCCTTCATCCAGATCAGTGATCCCCATATTGTTGCCAAAGGCGCGCTTGTTTGCGGCCATTCCGATACGGCAACTGCGCTGCGCACCGCGGTTGCCTCGATCAACGAACGCTTGGCTGCGCTCGGGGCTGTCGATTGCGCCATCGTCACCGGCGATCTGACAGAGCATGGTACGGACGAGGAATATCAGCATTTTGCCGAGATCATGGCCGATCTCGCTTTGCCCTGGCTTGCCATTCCCGGCAATCACGACACGCATGAGGGCATGCGAAAAGCCTTTGGCGGTTCTGACTGGATGTCAAAATCCGGTCCCATTCACTGGATGCGCGATTTTGGCCCCTTTGCCGTCATCGGTCTTGATACGCTGCTTGAGGGGGCGCATCACGGCTGGCTGTCTGAGGAGGGCTTTGCCTTTCTCGATCAGTGCCTTGATGAACTGAACGGTCATCCAGTGATTGTCGCGACCCATCATCAGTGGCTGCCCTGTGGCATCGTGCCCATGGATCAGGACAATCTACGCAATGGTGCAGCCCTGATGGAGCGGCTGGAACGTTATAGTGGCGTTGCAAAGATGATTTCCGGCCATGTTCACCGCGCAATCACCGGCCAGATCGGCAAGGTCAGCTGCCTGATCGGTCCATCCACGGCCCATTCCGTCAATCGCGATCGGCGGGATGGAGCAGTGCATGCGCTTGCCATCGAACCGGGCGGTGTAACCCTGCATGCCTGGCTTGATGCCCCGCAGGAGATGCTGATCTCCGATGTCTTGCCCTTGACGCTGAAGCCGGCCGTCTGGCCGTTCGATGGCCCTTAG